The proteins below come from a single Solea solea chromosome 6, fSolSol10.1, whole genome shotgun sequence genomic window:
- the lsm3 gene encoding snRNA-associated Sm-like protein LSm3, whose amino-acid sequence MADEVEQQPTTNTVEEPLDLIRLSLDERIYVKMRNDRELRGRLHAYDQHLNMILGDVEETVTTVEIDEETYEELYKSTKRNIPMLFVRGDGVVLVAPPLRVG is encoded by the exons ATGGCGGACGAAGTAGAACAG caaCCAACCACCAACACGGTAGAGGAACCACTTGACTTGATCAGACTCAGTCTTGATGAGAGGATCTATGTCAAGATGCGAAACGACAGGGAGCTCCGCGGGCGACTACAT GCCTATGACCAACATCTTAACATGATCCTGGGTGACGTGGAGGAGACTGTGACTACGGTGGAGATTGATGAGGAGACTTATGAAGAACTCTACAAG tCTACCAAGAGGAACATTCCAATGCTGTTTGTCCGAGGCGATGGCGTGGTCCTTGTAGCTCCGCCTCTAAGAGTGGGCTAA